Below is a genomic region from Meleagris gallopavo isolate NT-WF06-2002-E0010 breed Aviagen turkey brand Nicholas breeding stock chromosome 5, Turkey_5.1, whole genome shotgun sequence.
CTGAGTGGAGGTGAAAGCAGCAGAGCCCTTCGTTAACAGCCAGCGCTCGTCAGTCTGCGTTAAGGTGATGGCACAGCACCACTGGCAGCAGAGAGGTTTTGTGGAACACGAGAGTGTTAGCAAATGAAGCTGCTAGTGAAGGTGGTACAGGTAGATCTTATGTTGAGGGATGCTGGGGGGAATGTGAAGAACCAGCTTTGTTTCTTAATCAGATGGAATAGGGCTGGTGTCGTTAGACCAGTGACAGCAGCACACGGGGACACGGGCAgctcttcccttcttccccacTTTGACACCACTTTAGGTTGTGAGCGTGTTACTGAAATGTTCTTGCCAGAGCAAGCTAGGTTTTGTGAAATAGTCCAAATAATACAAAATGTTTATTCTGAATGTGCCATgataaactgcatttttgttaCGGGTAATTTGAGTGCCAAGATTTTGTATGAGCTTTGGTATTTGCTACATTTCATTGTTCCACAGTCAGGGCTGATGCTGAGAACAGCAGTGCGGGCTGTGTCAGCtccccccatccctcccccaGAGCTGCACCACCATGGGCTCACCTTCCCTGCACAGCCCCCACCCCAGGCTCTGTGTTCCTAGGGACTTCTGCACATGCAGCTCACAGAGCAACATGGGGGCAAttccagagctgctgtgaaACACGTCCCATTTAATTGTGTTCTGAAGAATTACGGTCTTGTGCAACTCAAAAACCAGAAGCAGAAGCGGTCAGAATGGGAATTGAAAGTTTACTGTAGATATGTTCTCCTGGTTATTGCACTTCAGAGAGGAGGAGCCCGCAGCGTGCTGCAGCTCTCATAGAGCTGCTTCTCAACAGCGCATCTGGGTGAAGGGAATCAGTTCCAGAAGTCGCCCGCACTGAGCAGACGGCCACGAGACAGGATGGTTTTATTGCACGGTTGTGTTTGTTCAGCTGAGAGACGGGGCTGTGCTTGGATGCTGCATCACTGAAAACATGTACTAGGGCAGAATATGTGGTATAAATGCTAATTATTTCTAGGAGACTAATTAGAACTTCTCCGTGTAATTAGGAATTTCATTTGATTGCTAGAACTCGGCGGCTGCCTAATCCTGCAGTTATCACAAAATGAAGGGTTTGAGCAAATGATGAACACTGCTCATTTCTAGGTGGACTAAATACAGCGGCTCCTGAGGGAGCCATTAGAAGAAGGATATACAACTACTCTGTGTAATTTGGCAACAGATTAAGAAAGTTACATAAACAATAAAGAGGCACTGTCTTCCAGGAGCGCAGAGCTTCAGCTGCATCGTTCCTGTCAGTGAAATTATTTCAACCCATACGTATGATTAAAGGAAACTTAGACCTATTAACTTCAGAAAGTATTAATGGCTTAAGTGTTCTTCGTTGACAGATTAAAGTTTCAGAAGGAACCCGGTTCTGCTTTCAGCCCTGCAGCCATAAACCACAGTCAAACACGAGGAGGAAATGCTGGCGTGGCCCTGCTAGTCCAGTTCATACAGCACGGAGTTCTGGAAGGCGatgctgcagtgtgtgctgtgaTCTGTAATGCTCTGCACACTCCCATCCTCACCCACCTCCTGCAGGATTGGGGATGCAGCTGGGCTCCCCGCTCCCCCTGCCCGACCCCCCTCCAGCCCCAGGCCCGCAAATGCCTCATCTAAAGCTCGCTCTTTTCCCCCAGGTTTGCCAGGAAGCGCTGCACCGGTGTCAGAAGGTTCCTGCTGCAAACAATGCTGTGAACTTCCATCCACTTCTCCTATTGTTTCAGTTGTTAAAAAAGATGTGGCAGCTCGCTGGCTTTCTGTAGGCCGTTCCTCAGCCGTGTCAGAGGCGGTACGctctggctctggctctggctcTGTTTGGAGGTGGTCCCCGTTGTTCTTCGCAGCGACGTCTCCTCCTGAGCTGCTCACTGCTTGGTTGGTTTCATCACGTTCAGAACAGGCTGCTTCCTGCGGCTGGGGAGAAAATACATTCATTGTTTTATATCTGAAGCTGACCAGGCAGCCCGTGCTGCTGTGAATGCAGGCAGGGATGCTCGTTTCTCCCCCCAGGAAGCAGTCAATGTGGAGCAGAGGTTTTCCTGATCCCGTGCAGTGGGAATGAGGGGCCGAGAGGCTGCTCGCTTCCTCAGGGTTTCCTCTTCATTAGGAAACACTACTGGGCGGCTTCCATGTGGTCATGGCTTATAATGTAATTAACAGAGTGGAAAAAGGCAAGCCACCGTGCCCAGGGGTGACAACATCAGCCAGAGGAGCCGAACTCTCATTGCGAGGAGCAGGTTTTAACCTTACAGTGAGGGAAACGACCGTCTTGCTGTTTGAGAACATAGGGACTGGCATGTGGGCTGCCTTTCTCCATCAGCCTCAGTGAGTTCACTGAGGAATTGCTCTGTTTGCCTCAGGAGAGTGTGAGCTGTGccacctgctgctgcctgatCCCCACAGGTGGCACGGCCTCCCACCAGCAGGCAGGGGGCAGCTGGGCACGGGGCTGCGCTGCCTGCATCACAGCTTCCTTGACCCCAGAGCCGTGGCTCACTCTGCTAAGAaccaaaagaaatacttttaagAGTCTGAGACCCAATTATTCACAAACAAAATTCTCCAGGTTTTCACTGTCCTTGTGATAAGGTAGAGCATGAAACACTGGCAGCAACAGAACTCTCTCTGCCCATCCTAAGGAGCCCTCCACATGTCAGCCACCAGCAACAGCTTCCTgtcctccctcctgccccaagTCCCTGGGGTAAGCCCAGCTCTGCTTACCAGGCTCCACCCAACTGTTGTATATAGGAAGGACGTGGAGCATTCACTTATTTAGCTCAACGCTAAGAAtgttctggttttgttcagAAGACATCTGCCCTGATTTGTTTGCAGCATGCTGTCATCACCTGGATGCACATGGAACTGCTGTAAAGAAGGCACACTAGCTAACTAGTTGGCCACTTTTCTATCAGCAAGAGACAGTGCATGGATGCCACTGTGTATTCCTGCGAGGTGAAAGAACGTCTTCAATGACTGCATCACGGCTCTCCACCTTCCCAGTGAAATATAATGAAGTTTCAATCCCTTGGTGACATTAAATGGCACAAACGTGAACCTCTTCCTACAAACTGACACCAATGCTTACGAATACACCATAAGCCATGTTTTTTTGTGCTATATCAAGACAGAGCTGTTTCACTCAAGCTGATGCTGAAGTATAGAAATCAGTCAGCAGCATGTACTGCTGCTAGAGCTCCTTACCTTCAGCCTGATCTGACTTCTGTCCTCAGACACATCGAGCACCTCAATTAACGTCTGAGCTTCCAGGTCCGACTGCGTGCACGAGGAGGGGCACAGAACAGTGCGTAGGAATCCATCAACGTTTTCTTCACTGACAAATAACCTCtcctaaagaaaagaaagagcagttTATGTTCATTCTGTCCCATACTTCAGAGGTATTGGAGCAAGAAACCCACATGGAACAACGCCGGGAGCCCGAAtcacaaagcagcagtcccAGAACTCACTTGTGGGTACAGATTCTGCGTGGGACACTCAGAAGGGACGCAGTGAAGccaacacagagcagcacttaGCTCGTGTTGATTACAGTGCAGAGGAAAATAACGTGCTTTCTCTCTTTGGATCCACAATTCATATACAGATCTGAGGAACGATTCGCAGCGATGCAGTTCTGCTGTCCTCACCTGTCCTACCATCGGGGGTCTCGAGCACACAGGGATTTGTTTCAGCCCCTTGCTTTGGGAAAACTCACACACCTGAGGCATTCAAACCTCCTGAAGCCACAGCCATGAAACATGCATGACAGTATTCCTTTCACATCCACCTGAGAAGGCTCCTCAAGTCTCCCCTTAGGCATGAGCcaggagtggctggaagaagCAGAGAGGTACCCAAGGCTCACACAGGCTGGGGCAGGTCCTGAGGCTGTGTCAGCTGCggttcagcagcagcaccaaaCACGTTGCCACAGGTTTTAAGATTTCAATCACTTCCAGTTAATGAACAGCCCTAAAACACATCCTGGAGGAGCAGTTTCCTAAGTGTGGTGGAGCCCGGTGCTCCTATTCTTCCAAAGACATCCGCTTAAGGCAATGCTTAAGACAAACCTCACTCAGCACAGCAAAACCAGTTCAACCCAGAGGGCTGCTGGGAGAATCACCTTTCCATTCAGCAGTGAACACTTGAGTTGGAAACAGGAGGAGTAAGTTGCAAGGCTTCTGCTGTCACTTATATCCAAAACATCTCATTCTCTCATACCCTCTTGTCAGCCCAACGAAGGTTACATCCAGTTAGCAGAACCACCTTGCAGCCTGAGCAATAGGTAGTTCTGCACATTTTTGCCCCCTATGGATGCAGCCTTACGCACACTCAGATGCTGCACTGTTTCTAAGGTACAACACTTAACAAAATCTgtatgggaaaaataaaatagctccCTATTATTTTCACTAGTTAGTGCAGGAATTGTCACAAGTGGAAACTTCCGCAAAGCTTCAACACAACAGGCTCAGCATCTAGACGAGGACAAGAAGTCACTGctcgtgctgctgcttgcaccATTCTGTCTCTCACCATTCTGCAGGTCTCGTACCAGCTTTGTGCTGTActcccacagccctgcactTACAGTTCAAGGAAGTAGTCAAAGTCTCAAAGCCAGCAGCCAGGCGGGAATGAAAGCAGCAGGTGCTGTTGGCACAAGCAGTGCCATTTGTTACCAATACAATGACTGTCATTAGCGTGTTCAGACAACCAGCAACTGTAATTCAAACTCTGCGTTCACAGCGAGCATATGCCAGGCCATTTCTACTCCTGCAGATGTTATCAAGGCACAGACTTCGGCAAGAAGTCATTCAgcaatgtatttaaaaaccTGTTTGCTCTGGCCTGTAAATGCAGCAGCAAATGACGAGCCTGTACAGTGATTTCAGTGACCCTATAAAGAAATTATTGCATcttaaattgtttgttttttgctatcTATGATACTGTTGTAGCAGCTCAGAACTGCATTTGCTCTTCCCCGTGGCTCTCAGCCATGCCCTCACACGGCTGCACTCTgagccctctgctctgcactgcataTTCCAGGCCCTGACACAGGCTGCAAGGGTTTGAAAAGAAGGGCACACCTCAGGCTAACAGTATTTGTGATCTCCTGCAGGGAGAGGCTGATCCCTGAAGCACAGACCCGCATCCACAGACCCCTCTGTTTGTAGGGTCTCACTGCACGGGGCTTTGAGGCTCACGGTTCTGGGGAGTGGAGGTGCTGAACTGGAGGCTCAGAGGGGAAATTTTGGTAAGGTTTTAATGATTGCAAAGATCCAACAGCTCAAAAAGCGCTTCCATGGGCTTCATCAGTAGGTGAATGTTTCCTGACACAACCACTCTGTGTAAGAACATTATTCCCATAATGAAACTATCAATCCAAAGTTCATCAgacatttgtttgctttatagCAGAAGCAAACTATCATCTGAATGTactttggaaggaaaaaaaaaaacaaaacagtgactTGGTTCTGTTCTCCTTTCCCAACATTCTCCTGTCTCCCAAAAACCTCACTAAGGGTCATGAAGTGCTGAGCCCAAAATTAAGTGAACCAAATCCAAACTTTCATAAAGTTTAAATGCAACAGGCTCATTTTCTAGCACCATTTTCTAAGACAATGCCGTCTAAGAGGTGCCCCTAACCAAGGGATATTGACTCTTTTTAGCAGTTTGGTGACTGAGAATGGTAACACTCATTGAGtgtcaaaagaaaacatctaaCAGCTCAGATCAGCTTGGAACCGAAGGCAAAACGTGGGTGCAGTaaaggcagcagggctgcatccAAGCTCACAGCTGCgatccagcactgctggctggaTGTGCAGGCACCCTGCAGGAACACACTGCAGCAGTCCATCCATTCCCCACCTCAGAGCTCTTTCTGATAATCAGAGCCTTTAAATGCAAAGGTTTCTTGCACTCCAACAACTCCGCTGGCTGCACTCTCGGTTGCCCCTCAAACCAAGACTGTTTCTCCACCAGAGTCCTAAGTCTGAGATCACTGATCACGAGGAAAGCCGAGCAGGGGAGCGGGCTCAGCCACAGTGCCTGGACACAGTCCAGAGGTTGGACACGTGGCAGTGACCAGAGGTTACAGTGCTGCAGCGTTATCTAAGGGCTCctagcaaaggaaaaaacagcaagagctTTGACAGGGTCTCAGTGAGCTCTGGTGGCCAGGCCGAGCAGAAATATCACACTGTGTTCAGTAACACACCCATCAAACACTTCCCCACAAAGACATAAGCATTCCCACGGAAGTGAAGCAAAGCTTCGTGTCACTGCACAATTCTCTTTCAGATACCTGTGTTAAAGTAACGCTCACAACACATCTTTCCTAAGCAAAGATTCTATATCACACAGTAGTGAAAAAGCAAGTTTCTTTGGTTGCACTGGTGGTAGGCAAGGGAAATGAATGGCAGGTGCAAATGCCGAtgggctgcagcagtgagcCAGAGAGGAGCTGCTGAGTATCCTGGCTTGTATTTCTGTTCAGAATCAAACAGGAGAGCAAACGTGACATAACAGCACTCTACAAAACCATGGTTTCAGTAATTTCCCaactccagctctgctgtgaacTGGGACGTTCCAGGACACGCTGTTCTCAGAAACCTTGCCTGGCAGGCTCACAAATGTTGTTGATGGGTATTTAGCTCTCAGCTATTCTTTTTCATAACATATTTCACAAGTTCTGTTGTCTTAAAAAGAAAGGGGGGAGGTTCTCTGGTGTAGGGGGTTTCCTCAGTGTCAGCTCTTAGGACTCAGACATTTTCTCCTGGAAAAACAGGACCAGGAGAGATGGGCAGAGGGATCAACACGCTGAGGTCTGCAGCGGAGCATAACAGCCTGTGACAAACAGAACATCTGAGCCCCTGAAATATAAATCCAAGTCCAATGTTatgaaatttctatttttcataGGATTTCTGCTCATCATGGTTTGTCCAAGGAACGAGAtcactctgaaagaaaaagaagcaatggCTGCTGAGTACTCAGAGAGTACGGCTCAGGGTTGGTAGAGAGCTATTCATTGTGCAGCAAAGTGGGAACATCGGTGACGTTAAGAGCTATCAAATGAAGGAGTCCTTGCAGCAACACATCTGAGGTCTGGGAGGCGGAGGACTGTTGTGCTGCAGAGGTTTGCTGAAAATAAGCACTCGCTTTAGCTGGGGTGGAAATCCAGACTGCTCAGCATCTATGGAAACCGAGCTCTAAATATACCATCTTTCAGCACAGCGATTCAAGAGGCTCTGCCTTTACAAAAGGAAACCCAGTCCTTGAAGTTCTGTTTCAAGAGCGCTGTTCTAAGCGGAGCACGACTCATTCTTCTTCCATTATCTGCATCAGTCCaatttctgaggagaaaagagGCCATTGTGGGAACAGAAGTTCAGAAGCACGcgaggcagagctgtgcaatTACGGGCGCAGCTATCGGCATGTCGATCTGGGCAGAGGCACGCAGGAGATAAAAATGAAGCAACGTGCTGCGCTATATCGCAGCCTGGGGATGGGGCTCTGAAGACACACATTCTGCTCATGCAGCGAGCAATTATCCCAATTCATTTTGCTGGCTGTTTGGTGAGTTAATGGGAGGCAATTACACGGGCAGCATCACAGGGGACTGGAACAGCCAGCGGCGAGCTAGGCACGTTTCTGCATCACTCACCCAGCAAGGAACCTGCTCCAGGCCTTCGTCTCCCATAAGAAGCAGACTCCTAGAAGATATCAGCATGGGCATTTCCTGTCCATGAAGAACACCGGGGTCTTTGTTTGCTATCcactgtgggagaagaggctacAAGCAGGCAGACAGCAGAACAACCAAGAAGTAAAGGATAACATTCTGTTCACCCAGGCCACCAAAACCACCTAATGACATTCAGtggggcactgctgctgagcttaTCCCTCAAGTGCTCTCCTCTGTGACCGATGCAGCTACTGGCAGAtcccaaagcagaaaacatagCTCTGACTTACAGGAACAGATCCAAcggaaaaaaataacagagattACAGCAGACAAATTGAGGAAACCAACATTAGTAGAGGAGAAAATACCACAGACTAATCATTAATGGACAGAAGACAGCATATAATAGTAGCtctaattaaatattaatttttctcaCTTCATTCTGAGTGAATGCAGTTatctgtgctggcacaggcaCTTCTGGGAAATAGCATAGttcagaaaaaagcaaacagaacagatGACTTCAGATTATTCCAACTGCTTCAATTTGCTGTCCCGGATCCAAAAGGGCTGCACCACAGAAGAAATCCATCTTTTTTACTCTGCTACATAAATGAATGGCTGGAGGCCTGTGACTAATTCCAAAGCTCCTCCTACTACTACTCCATCCAAAACACTTTGCAATGCATAATAAACTCAGAACATTTAAAGATATGGGggttattgtaaaaaaaaaaaagtgttgatCAAAATTCCATTGTTGAGTAGCATTTGAAAACCTTTCCATAGGAAGACATTCCCCCCCTCATAATAATGAATACACAAATCAAATATCCTAACCACAAGGCTGAGATCAAAGCATGCAAACACATCCATCAGCCAAAGCACCAGACACTGCAGAAGAATTTCCTGCTCCCAAAATGAATTTTCAGCAAGAACCCTGCAAAGAGTCACAgaaagctgtgctctgctcccttACAGTGTAGGATTTTGCTATAAccatttaaaatgataaatgttAATGAATGAGCATCAATCACAGTGGCATCTGCAAACCACTGTATCCTCACCCCATCATTTCTGCTAACGTCCCTGGAGAACTGCAGCAGGCTATCAGATACTCCAGGAGTAAGATTGCTAGATGTATGTTTCTGCCATAAACCAACGAGTAAGCAGACTGACATGCATCATGGCACACGATGCAAGGGATGGATATATGCAGACTAGGTGACAAAGCAGTCAGAGCGCTTCTAGTTGCCCTTCATCCCTTCCTTACCCATACAGAACAAAGGCAGCAGTTGGCACAACAGCTTCCTGAGTGCAACCTGACACTGCATCAGCAGTGCTTGCTTCCACCGATCAGCTCCAGTGCCAAACACTTTGCGCTCCCAACTGTACAGACTTGCAGGCTCCTGCCCTGCTACAAGTCGAGGAAATACACTGTAAGCAGTTCAGTGCGGGTGGTTCTCAATAAATCTATCCTCTCTGATGCCCAGCTGATCAGCTCCTCCTTCAGAGAAGCTCACAGGAAAGGTGGGTAGCCTGCTagatgggaaataaacaggaagctTCAGCTGCACTAATGGGATAAATGTATCTCCCTCAGAATCACACAGTATGCTCTAACTGTAGGGACTGAGCAATTAAGGCTCTGCAAGCCATCATCCCTTTGGATACACTTTGCCAGTTTTGCAGACTTGCACTCCCATGGCTTGTGATCCAAAGTGCCAAGTGTTTGATTTTCTAAAACAAAGATAAGCTGAAAGTCACGGGGCTGAAGAGTTCAGTAAGAATTACACAGCCTTAGCCCCTGCTCACATAAGTTACATGAGGCACCGAGCTTACAGAAGGGTGGATTTGATGGAGAACTTCTCCACCAAACTTGTGTGAGTGCTGTTTCACAGAGCATCTTTTGTGGAGAGTGCTGGCCCTCAGCGAGGTGTCAGCCAGATGCAGCAGACATGTTGTATTTCTCCATCACACAGAGCATCCGCTGCCTAATggtcttcagaagaaaaaaacatctccaCAAGATTTGTAACGAGAGGATGGGGAAGCACACCAGCACAGGGGAAGACTGCTCTCAGTTACCGTGGCTACACTACTGTGTTTTGCAGCTGTAGAGGGAATGCTGAACTGAAAGGCAGATGGGTACACTCCCCTCACACCTGCATTTCAAGGAACTGCACACGTGTGTCCCTCTGGTAGATGATCAACATCTCCTTTCTTCACATACACAGGCTGCGTGAGCCAGGAGGTTGTTACAGAacagctgaggttggaagggacctctggagatcatcttaCTTAACATCCTCATTTCGCAGGCTcccccagagcacagcactgtgatTACTATTGCTTTGCAATGTTGCTGTGAGAAACAGCTGGTGAACTTGGCAGTCTTGGCAAACACACATGGCAAAGGTTAAGGATGAAGGCTATTTTCACTCATATCAgcatttctttcaggaaaagacTCAGCTCTGGAGGCAGAAGTCGTTCCAGCCCCAAGGACAAAGCTATCAGCTCCACAGCACGACCTCGTTCCGCTCACACGATACCAGCACTAATTCATCACGCTGACGTCTGCTACCAGCCCTGCAAGTGATAACCTAAGAGATATCACACACACAGTGCTGCGACGTGGGGAGAGCACAGCAACCCCTGGAAGCTGTtacctgcagagcagaggcGTCGAGGCCGAAGCAGTACTTCTCCCAAAGCCCGGTGCTCTCCGCGGCCTTGGCAAGCAGGATGGCAGCGTTATGGGCGCCCACGCTGACGCTGCTCTCGGGGGCAGCCAGCCTATTGGCGGCGGGGAACTGCAGGATGAGGGCATAGGAAACGGCACCGCTGGAGAAGCGGACGCTGTAGCGGTTGGCGGCCACCTCCCCGCTGAGGCTCTGGGGCTGGATGTCGGgcaccagcaggagcagggtgagggaggcCTCGTCCTGGCGGCACCGGAAGGGAGGGCACGCGGCAGCGGCGGGACCGNNNNNNNNNNNNNNNNNNNNNNNNNNNNNNNNNNNNNNNNNNNNNNNNNNNNNNNNNNNNNNNNNNNNNNNNNNNNNNNNNNNNNNNNNNNNNNNNNNNNNNNNNNNNNNNNNNNNNNNNNNNNNNNNNNNNNNNNNNNNNNNNNNNNNNNNNNNNNNNNNNNNNNNNNNNNNNNNNNNNNNNNNNNNNNNNNNNNNNNNNNNNNNNNNNNNNNNNNNNNNNNNNNNNNNNNNNNNNNNNNNNNNNNNNNNNNNNNNNNNNNNNNNNNNNNNNNNNNNNNNNNNNNNNNNNNNNNNNNNNNNNNNNNNNNNNNNNNNNNNNNNNNNNNNNNNNNNNNNNNNNNNNNNNNNNNNNNNNNNNNNNNNNNNNNNNNNNNNNNNNNNNNNNNNNNNNNNNNNNNNNNNNNNNNNNNNNNNNNNNNNNNNNNNNNNNNNNNNNNNNNNNNNNNNNNNNNNNNNNNNNNNNNNNNNNNNNNNNNNNNNNNNNNNNNNNNNNNNNNNNNNNNNNNNNNNNNNNNNNNNNNNNNNNNNNNNNNNNNNNNNNNNNNNNNNNNNNNNNNNNNNNNNNNNNNNNNNNNNNNNNNNNNNNNNNNNNNNNNNNNNNNNNNNNNNNNNNNNNNNNNNNNNNNNNNNNNNNNNNNNNNNNNNNNNNNNNNNNNNNNNNNNNNNNNNNNNNNNNNNNNNNNNNNNNNNNNNNNNNNNNNNNNNNNNNNNNNNNNNNNNNNNNNNNNNNNNNNNNNNNNNNNNNNNNNNNNNNNNNNNNNNNNNNNNNNNNNNNNNNNNNNNNNNNNNNNNNNNNNNNNNNNNNNNNNNNNNNNNNNNNNNNNNNNNNNNNNNNNNNNNNNNNNNNNNNNNNNNNNNNNNNNNNNNNNNNNNNNNNNNNNNNNNNNNNNNNNNNNNNNNNNNNNNNNNNNNNNNNNNNNNNNNNNATGTTGAGGTAGCAGCGGCGGGAACCGGCCTGGCTGGTGCGCAGCACGTAGCCCGGCGTCGGGTGGATGAAGCGCACCTCCACGCCGCGCTCCCGCTCCAGAGCCGTCACCTCCTCCTCGTACAGCCGCCGCTGCTCCGGGTCGGCCAGCTCCGCCGCATACTCGGCGAACAGCGCCCGGAACCGCTCGTCGCGGAAGGCCCGCTGCAGCCGCTCCGCTTCCTCGGagctcagctccagctcctccagccgCCCCGGGCCCGCCATGGCCGCACCGGTTGCTGTGGAGACGGGTAAACAAGATGGCGGCTCTGTGCCTGCCGAGCGCGTTGCTATGGCGACGATAAACAAGATGGCGGCACCTTTTTTGTTGCCATAGTGACACTAAACAAGATGGCGTTGGCGCCGTCGGCCCGTTGCTATGGCGACGCCGAGCAAGATGGCGCCCCAGCGAGCCACTACAACTGCTGCAGGCTACACCACATATAGAAATTAGCACTGCCACGTCCTGACGCATGAATTTTAAACGACCTTACCCCTGTTCCTTTTCGCCTCTTCCTGGCTGTGTAACACTATCCCCTGCCAGCACTAATCAGCCCCTGGCTAATCTGCCTTATGCCTTTCCTGCCCCAAGACAAATCCCAGCCTGTGCTGCCCTTCCTGTGGGTAGCAGAGAACTAGCTCTCAGTTCAGCTCAGCAAGGGAAAAACAGTTCTCCCTCTTCTTCACTTCCTTTCTAAAAGATATCTATTTCCTATACATGCCCTTGCTTCTTCCAGGTGCCTTCTTTTCTTGTGCTgtggaaattaattttatctaAACGCAgcatatttttgtgtaaaaagtttatttttgtacAAAATAAGCTTGGCTTTGACATTTATTATGAACAGCCTGCAAAACATCATAAAATCAATCCATCTAAACGAGTGCTGCAGTTGGCCTCACAAAGGCTTGGTCTTGTAGAAAGTCAGAGACCCTGAAGCTTGCTGAAAATaccaaacaaaagaaaggtTTAGTCAAAAGAAATGTCACATTACTCTATTCTATGATCTTTGAAAGACTTCATAATGTTTTGATCTATCTAAAGACCTAAAACATCTCCTGGTACGATTATTTCTGTATTCAAGTAAAGATTACACAGATCTATTATCTCTTATGTAGATGTCAAAAAGTTGCTGCAACAAGACATGAAATTGAATCAGAGGCAGACAAGACAAATAGCAATTTTCCTATTTGGTTCTACCACTGTTATTTCAAAGAGATGGAAATTTTTAGCGCAGTTGTAAATATTTTGATACTGTTT
It encodes:
- the DNAAF2 gene encoding protein kintoun; amino-acid sequence: MAGPGRLEELELSSEEAERLQRAFRDERFRALFAEYAAELADPEQRRLYEEEVTALERERGVEVRFIHPTPGYVLRTSQPAAAACPPFRCRQDEASLTLLLLVPDIQPQSLSGEVAANRYSVRFSSGAVSYALILQFPAANRLAAPESSVSVGAHNAAILLAKAAESTGLWEKYCFGLDASALQERLFVSEENVDGFLRTVLCPSSCTQSDLEAQTLIEVLDVSEDRSQIRLKPQEAACSERDETNQAVSSSGGDVAAKNNGDHLQTEPEPEPERTASDTAEERPTESQRAATSFLTTETIGEVDGSSQHCLQQEPSDTGAALPGKPGGKERALDEAFAGLGLEGGRAGGAGSPAASPILQEVGEDGSVQSITDHSTHCSIAFQNSVLYELD